The following coding sequences are from one Novipirellula caenicola window:
- a CDS encoding alpha-L-fucosidase: MINKLVLLALLHACVLTTATVAGDGPSSGPTGGQSSGNASGTRADDSHMQWWRDARYGMFIHWGLYSIAGGEWKGKDYGKEQGGASAEWLMNSAKISGEEYRSTLAPQFNPTEFDAKQWVSIAKDAGMKYIVITSKHHDGFCLFDTEATDYNVMDATPFKRDIIKELSEECAKQDLRFGVYYSQFKDWYHRSRGRQNPGTMSNEEYLELVEKNLDELLSNYGDMAVLWFDVGGNDVIEANAQGARVRELQPDAVICSRLYSRRVPEDQRKYADFESLPDRMLPTERMTQDSETCMTMRHNWGYDRTDDAWKSPKDIIEFLALCGARGVNLLLNVGPTPEGTLLPEEIERLQAVGKWMEVNGESIYGTTSSPVDFDFWWGAMTQKDQTVYLHVLEWKPEGIEFNGIVGKPTKAYFLADPNRESLPLSYDADGHVTKIEVPPTAPDLRNTVIAVQYDAPVVADPKAEGKYHWYTTRSKRHTEIRRNANAGQHALPEAVTGKGR; encoded by the coding sequence ATGATAAACAAACTCGTTCTTCTAGCGCTGCTTCATGCGTGCGTGTTGACCACCGCGACGGTCGCCGGCGACGGCCCATCGAGCGGCCCAACTGGCGGCCAATCCAGTGGCAACGCCTCGGGCACCCGTGCTGACGATTCACATATGCAGTGGTGGCGTGATGCTCGCTACGGCATGTTCATCCACTGGGGGCTCTATTCGATCGCCGGCGGCGAATGGAAGGGCAAGGACTATGGGAAAGAGCAGGGCGGAGCCAGTGCGGAATGGTTGATGAACAGCGCCAAAATATCGGGCGAGGAATACCGCTCGACGCTCGCTCCGCAATTCAACCCGACCGAATTTGATGCGAAACAGTGGGTTTCGATCGCCAAGGATGCAGGGATGAAGTACATCGTCATCACCTCCAAACACCATGACGGCTTTTGTTTGTTTGATACCGAGGCGACCGACTACAACGTCATGGACGCGACACCGTTTAAGCGTGATATCATCAAGGAGTTATCGGAGGAATGCGCGAAGCAGGACCTACGCTTTGGTGTCTACTATTCCCAATTCAAAGATTGGTATCACCGCAGCCGAGGCAGGCAAAACCCCGGAACGATGAGCAATGAGGAATACCTGGAACTGGTAGAAAAGAACCTCGATGAATTACTGTCAAACTATGGTGACATGGCTGTGCTTTGGTTTGATGTCGGCGGCAACGACGTGATCGAGGCGAACGCACAAGGCGCACGCGTGCGTGAACTGCAACCGGATGCCGTGATCTGCAGCCGTCTGTACAGCCGCAGGGTGCCGGAGGACCAACGCAAGTACGCCGATTTTGAATCGCTTCCCGACCGCATGCTTCCCACAGAGCGGATGACCCAAGATTCCGAGACCTGCATGACCATGCGTCACAATTGGGGCTACGACCGGACCGACGACGCTTGGAAGTCCCCCAAGGACATCATTGAATTTTTGGCGTTGTGTGGTGCTCGCGGGGTGAATCTGCTGTTGAACGTGGGGCCGACCCCCGAGGGTACGTTGCTGCCCGAGGAGATCGAGCGTTTGCAGGCGGTCGGAAAATGGATGGAAGTGAACGGCGAGTCGATCTACGGCACCACGTCATCACCGGTGGATTTTGATTTCTGGTGGGGTGCGATGACTCAAAAAGATCAAACCGTGTATCTACACGTGTTGGAGTGGAAGCCCGAAGGGATTGAATTCAACGGCATCGTTGGCAAGCCTACGAAGGCTTACTTCTTGGCGGATCCAAATCGCGAGTCTCTGCCACTGTCCTACGACGCCGACGGTCACGTCACCAAGATCGAGGTGCCGCCGACGGCGCCGGACCTACGCAACACCGTGATCGCGGTGCAGTACGATGCCCCCGTGGTGGCGGATCCAAAGGCAGAGGGAAAATATCACTGGTATACCACGCGGAGTAAGCGACATACCGAGATTCGTCGAAACGCAAACGCGGGGCAACACGCCTTGCCCGAAGCCGTTACAGGAAAGGGACGTTAA
- a CDS encoding sulfatase, which yields MTKSVFKLISGVFLLVSMVAVGQVDAESPAQKPNIILIFADDVGYGDLGCYGSPLSTPEIDRLASEGLRSTDCLVAANVCGPSRAALMTGRYPMRCGHPISRHNTTKYEKYGIAADELTIAELLKTAGYHTKMVGKWHLGFHVAGSHPLDAGFDEYLGLHSNYSKTHGDADTLYRNREVEQAGIEFEKVTTLYTDEVVDFIHEKPAQPFFIYFSHHIAHAPILPSQPFRDSKGKGAASAYGNFIRELDHSVGRVMSAVQQAGIAENTLVVFLSDNGPAVNGSAKPLSGGKYVTMEGGHRVPAIFHWSGRIPSGQVSDAMINSMDLLPLFAHVADTPLPSDRTIDGKNIIDLLTGETNQSPHDYFYYYNGLNLQAVRNERWKLHLPRTIADQPYWAKKAGGNPKKKLLSLNQPLLFDLDHDVSERKNVISQHPEVAAKLMSQSERIRDEIGDVDATGSDQRPHGLINPNLKD from the coding sequence ATGACCAAGTCTGTGTTCAAGTTAATTTCTGGCGTCTTTCTGTTGGTATCGATGGTCGCGGTGGGCCAAGTCGATGCGGAGAGTCCAGCTCAAAAACCCAACATCATTTTGATCTTTGCGGACGATGTCGGCTATGGTGATTTGGGTTGCTATGGTTCGCCGCTGAGCACTCCTGAGATCGACCGATTGGCCAGCGAGGGCCTGCGATCGACCGATTGTTTGGTCGCGGCCAACGTGTGCGGCCCGTCGCGAGCGGCATTGATGACCGGTCGTTACCCGATGCGTTGTGGCCATCCGATTTCGAGACACAACACGACGAAGTACGAGAAATACGGGATTGCTGCCGACGAACTGACCATCGCCGAATTGCTGAAGACCGCGGGGTATCACACCAAGATGGTCGGCAAGTGGCATCTCGGATTTCATGTGGCCGGTTCGCATCCTCTGGACGCCGGGTTCGATGAATACCTGGGACTTCACAGCAACTATTCCAAAACGCATGGCGATGCCGACACGCTGTACCGCAACCGCGAGGTCGAGCAAGCAGGAATTGAATTCGAAAAGGTAACAACGCTTTACACCGACGAAGTGGTTGACTTTATCCACGAGAAACCAGCGCAGCCGTTTTTCATCTACTTCTCGCATCACATTGCTCATGCACCGATTTTGCCCAGCCAACCCTTTCGCGACAGCAAGGGAAAAGGGGCCGCGTCGGCCTACGGCAATTTCATTCGCGAACTCGATCACAGTGTCGGTCGAGTCATGTCGGCGGTACAGCAAGCCGGCATCGCAGAGAACACGCTGGTCGTCTTTCTGTCGGACAATGGGCCTGCTGTAAACGGGTCTGCCAAGCCACTGAGCGGCGGAAAGTATGTCACGATGGAAGGTGGACATCGCGTGCCAGCGATCTTCCATTGGTCGGGGCGTATTCCGTCGGGGCAAGTCTCGGATGCCATGATCAACAGCATGGATTTGTTGCCACTATTCGCCCACGTCGCCGACACGCCGTTGCCGAGCGACCGAACGATCGACGGAAAGAACATTATCGATCTTTTGACAGGTGAAACCAACCAAAGTCCTCACGATTATTTCTACTACTACAACGGCTTGAATCTGCAGGCGGTGCGGAATGAACGATGGAAACTGCATCTACCACGCACGATTGCCGACCAACCGTATTGGGCAAAGAAAGCGGGAGGAAACCCCAAGAAGAAGCTTCTGTCACTGAACCAACCCTTATTGTTTGACCTGGATCACGACGTCAGCGAGCGGAAGAACGTGATTTCTCAGCACCCGGAAGTAGCTGCTAAATTGATGAGTCAGTCCGAACGCATCCGCGACGAGATCGGCGACGTTGATGCAACCGGCTCAGATCAGCGTCCTCATGGTTTGATCAATCCAAATTTGAAAGATTAG
- a CDS encoding sulfatase produces MNRIPILTLGLFWLAAHAGPIATAESPQSSRQSDHDKPNVIFVLVDDMGYSDVSCYGAKKVETPNIDQMAADGLKFTDFHTAASICSPSRAAFLTGGYPQRCGLYMGINRNREAHWFLGLNPDEITIAEQFKKQGYATSMIGKWHLGSEDKFSYFHQGFDHYYGAPENMGHDAAFYDGKKQIFNQTPLEKLNELYTARVVQQIETLKDQPFFIYYVHNYPHTPYKAGAKFKGSSKDGVRGDVIQELDWGIGEMLNALRSNGILENTLVIFTSDNGPTSNKYAQPYSGTKYVSLEGGHRVPFILYWKGKIQQPGVVDVPTNAMDLFPTLSELIDAPMPTDRVYDGVSLVPLLTGDSIARSDDKPFYYYNCENLQAVRVGDWKLHLPRAKEQIPWWARNKQKPIQTPELYNLAEDVTETQNVAGQHPERVSQMLELAEQTRLKLGEFGERGSEQRPTGTLFPEVPILSNQTQDWDPLPDAKKGRGKTEFKANRGGGKNNQGKQKRKQE; encoded by the coding sequence ATGAATCGCATCCCTATTTTGACTTTAGGCTTGTTCTGGCTCGCTGCACATGCGGGTCCGATTGCCACTGCGGAATCGCCGCAGAGTTCACGGCAATCAGATCACGACAAACCCAACGTCATTTTCGTCCTTGTCGATGACATGGGCTATAGCGATGTCAGTTGTTATGGCGCGAAGAAGGTGGAAACCCCAAATATCGACCAGATGGCGGCCGATGGATTGAAGTTTACCGATTTTCACACGGCAGCTTCGATCTGTTCGCCATCCCGTGCGGCCTTTCTGACAGGCGGTTACCCCCAACGATGCGGCCTGTACATGGGGATCAATCGAAACCGAGAGGCACACTGGTTCTTGGGTTTGAATCCCGATGAAATTACGATTGCCGAGCAATTTAAAAAACAGGGTTATGCCACGTCGATGATCGGCAAGTGGCACCTCGGCAGCGAAGACAAGTTCTCGTATTTCCACCAAGGTTTTGATCATTACTATGGTGCTCCCGAGAACATGGGGCATGATGCCGCGTTCTATGATGGCAAGAAGCAGATCTTCAACCAGACGCCGCTGGAAAAACTAAACGAGCTTTATACCGCACGAGTAGTGCAACAGATCGAAACACTCAAGGACCAACCCTTCTTCATCTACTATGTGCATAACTATCCGCATACACCCTACAAAGCGGGAGCGAAGTTCAAAGGTTCGTCCAAAGACGGGGTGCGTGGCGATGTGATCCAGGAACTCGATTGGGGCATCGGTGAAATGCTCAATGCACTCCGGTCCAACGGCATCCTCGAGAACACTCTTGTCATCTTCACCTCGGACAACGGTCCGACGAGTAACAAGTATGCCCAACCCTACAGTGGCACCAAGTATGTCTCACTCGAAGGTGGCCACCGTGTTCCCTTCATCCTCTACTGGAAAGGCAAGATTCAGCAACCTGGCGTGGTCGATGTCCCGACCAACGCGATGGATCTGTTTCCGACGCTCAGTGAATTGATTGATGCCCCCATGCCGACCGATCGAGTTTACGATGGAGTCAGCTTGGTGCCGCTGCTCACCGGCGACTCGATTGCTCGCTCTGACGACAAACCTTTCTACTACTACAACTGCGAAAATCTACAAGCCGTTCGCGTGGGCGATTGGAAGCTGCATCTGCCCCGCGCGAAGGAGCAAATTCCTTGGTGGGCGCGGAACAAGCAAAAACCGATCCAAACACCCGAGCTCTACAATCTGGCTGAAGACGTTACAGAGACTCAGAATGTCGCTGGCCAGCACCCAGAACGGGTTTCCCAGATGCTAGAGCTCGCGGAACAAACTCGCTTGAAACTTGGCGAGTTCGGTGAACGGGGTTCCGAACAACGGCCCACCGGAACGCTATTTCCCGAAGTCCCGATTCTGAGCAACCAGACGCAGGACTGGGATCCGCTGCCAGATGCGAAAAAAGGGCGTGGCAAGACCGAGTTCAAGGCCAATCGTGGCGGCGGCAAGAACAACCAAGGCAAACAGAAAAGAAAACAGGAGTGA